In Aquiflexum balticum DSM 16537, a single genomic region encodes these proteins:
- a CDS encoding efflux RND transporter permease subunit: MFEIFIKRPILSTVISVFITLLGLLSLFTLPITQFPEIVPPSVVVTAKYTGANAEVLAKAVATPLERAINGVPGMTYMTSVNTNDGITLINIVFKVGTDPDQAAVNVQNRVATVLDELPEEVIRAGVQTEKEVNSMLLYLNLITTDSLQDEKFVYNFADINILPELKRIDGVGFAQIMGFKDYAMRIWLKPDRLVSYNLSPQDVTEAIRSQNVEAAPGKSGIASDRDPQALQYVLKYTGKFNQVEDYENITLKSLPDGSLLKLKDVADVQFDAQEYSMVSMTDGRPSASIMIKQRPGSNAKDVIQNIKDKMAELEDSSFPPGMTYNVSYDVSRFLDASIFEVVKTLIEAFLLVSLVVFIFLQDFRSTLIPAIAVPVSLIGTFFFMQLFGFSINLLTLFALVLAIGIVVDNAIVVVEAVHVKMHTLKMNAMDATLAAMKEIGGAIVAITLVMSAVFVPVSFLSGPVGIFYRQFSLTLAIAIVISGINALTLSPALCALLLKPADVEHDPSKGFLQKFFFHFNNKYEALSSKYAFILKNISGRRAITFGSLILFFVLTYGAISVVPAGFIPNEDQGMIYVNVTTPPGATVERTREVMDAVQSSLLPLEEVETISTLAGYSLMTETAGASYGMGMINLVDWGNRNKNVNQLIQDYQERISHIKGAEIQFFSPPPVPGFGNASGFELRLQNKTGGTLDEMAEVTQEFLGKLNGRPELKEVVTNFEPNFPQYILNVDHDRAAKLGVNVNESMETLQSYVGSYYSSNFIRFGMMYKVMIQASPEYRTSPESILSMYAKNSEGQMVPYSNFLTLERVYGPEQLTRYNMFTSALITGDASEGFSSGDAIKAVEEVAAELPRGFDIEWSGITREQIASGNQAVYIFLLCLVFVYLLLAAQYESYFLPLPVILSLPAGIFGSFLFLKLTGLENNIYAQVSLVMLIGLLGKNAILIIEIAIQNRQKGLSILQSAINGGVERLRPILMTSFAFISGLIPLTIASGAGAIGNRTIGTAAAGGMLIGTIVGVFLIPGLYVVFETLATKLKKKEKEKPTVTA, encoded by the coding sequence ATGTTCGAAATATTTATTAAACGACCGATATTATCTACTGTTATCTCAGTTTTTATCACGCTTTTGGGTTTGTTGTCTTTATTTACTTTGCCCATTACCCAATTTCCTGAGATAGTTCCTCCATCCGTGGTTGTTACGGCCAAATATACAGGGGCCAATGCAGAAGTATTGGCCAAAGCGGTAGCTACTCCCCTGGAAAGAGCCATCAATGGTGTGCCGGGGATGACTTATATGACTTCGGTAAACACAAACGACGGGATTACTCTTATAAATATTGTTTTCAAGGTTGGTACTGATCCTGATCAAGCTGCGGTAAACGTGCAGAACAGGGTGGCAACAGTGTTGGATGAACTTCCGGAAGAGGTAATCAGGGCAGGTGTTCAGACAGAGAAAGAAGTTAACAGTATGTTACTTTACCTGAATCTGATTACTACAGACAGTCTTCAGGATGAGAAATTTGTTTACAATTTTGCGGATATCAATATACTTCCTGAACTAAAGCGGATTGATGGGGTAGGCTTCGCTCAGATAATGGGTTTCAAAGATTATGCCATGAGAATTTGGTTGAAGCCGGATCGCTTGGTTTCCTACAACCTTTCCCCGCAAGATGTGACCGAGGCAATCCGATCCCAGAATGTGGAGGCAGCTCCCGGTAAATCCGGTATAGCTTCTGACAGGGACCCTCAGGCCTTGCAATATGTATTGAAATATACCGGTAAATTTAACCAAGTTGAAGATTATGAAAATATAACCCTTAAATCACTTCCTGACGGATCTTTGCTTAAATTAAAAGATGTGGCAGATGTACAGTTCGATGCCCAGGAATACAGCATGGTATCCATGACAGATGGCAGGCCTTCAGCTTCTATCATGATCAAGCAGAGGCCAGGCTCCAATGCCAAAGATGTGATCCAGAACATTAAGGATAAAATGGCTGAATTGGAGGATTCATCTTTTCCCCCTGGCATGACCTATAACGTTTCCTATGACGTGTCCAGGTTTTTGGATGCTTCCATTTTTGAAGTGGTAAAAACCCTGATAGAGGCATTTTTATTGGTATCTCTTGTAGTCTTTATTTTCCTTCAGGATTTTAGGTCAACTTTGATTCCGGCAATAGCTGTACCTGTTTCCCTTATAGGCACATTCTTCTTTATGCAGCTGTTTGGTTTCTCCATCAACCTATTGACATTGTTTGCATTGGTGCTGGCAATTGGAATTGTGGTGGACAATGCCATTGTGGTGGTTGAGGCTGTACACGTTAAAATGCATACTTTGAAAATGAATGCGATGGACGCTACCCTGGCTGCAATGAAAGAAATTGGCGGGGCAATTGTGGCCATAACCTTGGTGATGTCAGCTGTATTTGTTCCTGTAAGTTTCCTATCGGGACCAGTAGGAATTTTTTACAGGCAATTCTCACTGACCTTGGCAATAGCGATAGTTATTTCAGGGATCAATGCCCTGACCTTGTCACCGGCTTTATGCGCTCTTTTATTGAAACCGGCTGACGTAGAACATGATCCATCAAAAGGATTTTTGCAGAAATTCTTCTTTCATTTTAATAATAAGTATGAAGCTCTTTCCTCGAAATATGCCTTTATCCTCAAAAATATATCAGGGAGACGAGCGATCACTTTTGGATCATTGATTTTATTTTTCGTCCTGACTTATGGCGCTATATCAGTGGTGCCCGCTGGATTTATCCCGAACGAGGATCAGGGGATGATTTATGTAAACGTCACCACACCACCGGGGGCAACAGTAGAAAGGACAAGAGAAGTAATGGATGCAGTGCAGTCCAGTCTTTTGCCTTTGGAAGAAGTGGAGACCATTTCAACCCTTGCCGGCTATTCCCTAATGACAGAAACGGCAGGCGCCTCCTATGGTATGGGTATGATCAATTTGGTGGATTGGGGGAATAGAAATAAAAATGTCAATCAACTTATACAGGACTACCAAGAAAGAATTTCCCATATCAAAGGTGCCGAGATCCAGTTTTTCTCTCCACCGCCGGTACCAGGCTTCGGAAATGCATCAGGATTCGAACTGAGACTTCAGAACAAAACCGGTGGGACGCTTGACGAAATGGCTGAAGTAACACAGGAATTCTTGGGCAAATTGAACGGTAGACCTGAGTTGAAAGAGGTAGTGACCAATTTCGAACCCAATTTCCCCCAATATATTCTGAATGTTGACCATGATAGGGCAGCCAAATTGGGAGTCAATGTAAATGAGTCCATGGAAACATTACAAAGTTATGTGGGGAGTTATTATTCTTCCAATTTCATCAGATTTGGAATGATGTACAAGGTAATGATTCAAGCCTCACCGGAATATAGAACCTCACCGGAATCTATTTTGTCTATGTACGCCAAAAACAGTGAAGGTCAAATGGTACCTTACTCCAATTTCTTAACGCTTGAAAGAGTATATGGACCTGAACAACTTACCAGGTATAATATGTTTACCTCTGCCTTGATCACGGGAGATGCCTCAGAAGGATTTTCAAGTGGCGATGCCATTAAGGCAGTTGAAGAAGTGGCGGCAGAATTACCTAGGGGATTTGATATAGAGTGGTCCGGAATTACCAGGGAACAGATAGCTTCCGGTAATCAGGCAGTCTATATTTTCTTGTTGTGTCTTGTCTTTGTATACTTGTTGCTGGCAGCGCAATATGAAAGTTATTTCCTTCCTTTACCTGTTATCCTTTCTCTACCTGCAGGTATTTTTGGATCCTTTCTCTTTCTAAAGCTTACCGGCTTGGAGAATAATATCTATGCACAGGTATCCTTGGTCATGCTGATAGGCTTATTGGGTAAAAATGCGATTTTGATTATTGAAATCGCTATTCAAAACAGACAAAAAGGTTTATCCATTCTTCAGAGTGCCATAAATGGGGGAGTAGAAAGATTAAGGCCCATTTTGATGACTTCCTTTGCTTTTATATCCGGTTTGATTCCACTTACCATAGCCTCTGGAGCCGGGGCAATTGGAAACAGGACAATTGGTACTGCCGCAGCTGGAGGCATGCTGATAGGAACCATAGTCGGTGTATTCTTAATTCCAGGGCTTTATGTTGTTTTTGAGACCTTGGCTACCAAACTCAAGAAAAAAGAAAAAGAAAAACCAACTGTTACTGCGTAA
- a CDS encoding efflux RND transporter periplasmic adaptor subunit, which yields MKSKDLGNSHLGLMNNLLKKSLSFLLLIFCLNFYSCSNSNSKEKDQLILENIPVLELTAKTIEFPKTYVCEIQAVQFVEIRAKVEGYVDRIYVDEGQFVKKGQTLLQLSSLEFNEMVNSANAKLAQAQAEAQAASVEMQRLQILVEKDIISPSELELAKSKKSVAESGIVEAESMLKNAQTNLSYTTIKAPYDGIVDRFPKKTGALVTPGDLLTNITDVNEVFAYFKVTENEYLRYMRAKLEGESLTSNQDVTLILSDGEVYEYTGKLETMEADFERGTGSIAFRVRFPNPDQLIKHGASGKIQLSNQMENIFLIPQKSTFEIQDYSYVYILDKDNQVKVRSFKPLQRYGVYYIAEGFEEGDRIIYEGIQQVKDGIFVNPAMVSDKEAYDTLSSFL from the coding sequence ATGAAATCTAAAGATTTAGGCAATTCTCATTTGGGATTGATGAACAATTTATTGAAAAAATCCCTATCCTTTTTATTGTTGATTTTCTGCTTGAATTTTTATTCCTGCAGCAATAGTAATTCAAAAGAAAAAGACCAATTAATTCTGGAAAACATTCCTGTTTTGGAATTGACAGCCAAAACAATAGAATTTCCGAAAACCTATGTCTGCGAAATCCAGGCTGTCCAGTTTGTGGAAATCCGTGCAAAAGTTGAGGGATATGTTGACCGCATCTACGTAGATGAAGGGCAGTTTGTAAAAAAAGGACAGACTTTGCTTCAATTGTCCTCACTTGAATTCAATGAAATGGTCAATTCTGCCAATGCCAAATTGGCTCAAGCTCAGGCAGAGGCACAAGCAGCATCGGTAGAAATGCAACGCTTACAAATTCTAGTTGAAAAAGACATCATCTCACCTTCAGAGCTTGAATTGGCAAAATCCAAAAAATCAGTGGCTGAATCAGGAATAGTAGAAGCTGAATCGATGCTTAAAAATGCCCAAACAAATTTATCGTATACTACTATTAAAGCGCCGTATGATGGCATAGTGGACAGATTTCCAAAAAAGACAGGAGCCTTGGTAACACCAGGGGATCTACTGACCAATATTACGGATGTCAATGAAGTTTTTGCCTATTTCAAGGTAACTGAAAACGAATACCTAAGGTACATGAGGGCAAAGTTGGAAGGTGAATCGTTGACTTCCAACCAGGACGTGACCTTGATCCTTTCTGATGGGGAAGTTTATGAATATACCGGTAAGTTGGAAACTATGGAGGCTGATTTTGAAAGGGGAACGGGTTCTATTGCTTTTAGGGTTAGATTTCCCAATCCTGATCAATTGATCAAGCATGGGGCAAGTGGGAAAATTCAGTTGAGTAACCAAATGGAAAACATCTTTTTGATTCCTCAGAAATCTACTTTTGAAATTCAGGATTACAGCTATGTGTACATTCTGGACAAGGACAATCAAGTGAAAGTTAGGAGTTTCAAGCCTCTGCAGCGATATGGAGTATATTATATTGCTGAAGGTTTTGAAGAAGGTGACCGGATTATTTACGAAGGAATTCAGCAGGTTAAGGATGGTATTTTTGTGAATCCTGCCATGGTTTCCGATAAAGAAGCTTACGATACCTTATCTTCTTTCTTATAA
- a CDS encoding efflux transporter outer membrane subunit, translating into MEKTFIKKAIIIFAFAFLILQGCKTSNVSRSPESLQIPENFESTQSEVGNSVALLHWEEFFEDDVLKNLISIALENNQDNLKTLERIKIAKASYRVAKAGWLPEISGIAGASERRFSEFTMDGVGNADSNLSPNVPEDKRIPDPYRDFIVGAGFNWEVDVWGKYKSLRKAASARYLASEEMANHVKTWLISEIAVGYYQLIGLDAEIRILEDYIKLQESAFDLSKDLKTSGKENQLAVDQFEALLLNSKSLFIEKQRDLRSAELYLTSLLGIYELDHERTSLENALEIPELVKVGLPAELLMYRPDIRIAERELLAAQADVNAARAAFFPNINLFGMAGFNAFDFGKLFFSPASAIYQFGAGLTAPIFNRNQIKMGFETANAAQQIAWYEYEQTVLKSYLEVLDLVNQFEAYQMQVQLKTNEVEVQKRSVDNSNTMFMVGYANYLEVINAQSRALLAEIELIELKMEKLQTNVRLYQALGGGWI; encoded by the coding sequence ATGGAAAAAACTTTCATCAAAAAAGCAATAATTATCTTTGCTTTTGCTTTTCTCATCCTTCAGGGATGCAAGACTTCCAATGTGTCAAGATCTCCGGAAAGCCTTCAAATTCCTGAGAATTTTGAATCAACACAGTCAGAAGTAGGGAATTCAGTTGCCTTGCTTCATTGGGAAGAATTCTTCGAAGATGATGTTCTCAAGAACCTTATAAGCATTGCCTTGGAGAATAACCAGGATAATCTAAAGACCTTGGAACGAATCAAGATAGCCAAAGCTAGTTATAGGGTGGCCAAAGCGGGATGGTTACCCGAGATCAGTGGTATAGCCGGTGCATCTGAAAGAAGATTCAGTGAATTTACCATGGACGGGGTTGGAAATGCAGATTCAAACCTTTCCCCTAACGTTCCGGAAGATAAAAGAATCCCTGACCCATACAGAGACTTTATTGTTGGCGCCGGGTTCAATTGGGAGGTGGATGTATGGGGTAAATACAAGAGCCTCAGGAAAGCTGCTTCTGCAAGGTACCTCGCATCAGAAGAAATGGCCAATCATGTCAAAACCTGGTTGATTTCCGAAATAGCTGTTGGATATTACCAGCTGATAGGCCTTGATGCTGAAATCAGAATCTTGGAAGATTATATTAAACTTCAGGAATCGGCATTTGATCTATCCAAAGATCTGAAAACTTCCGGTAAGGAAAACCAACTTGCGGTAGATCAATTTGAAGCGCTCTTGCTCAATTCCAAATCCCTTTTCATTGAAAAACAAAGAGACTTAAGATCTGCAGAACTATACCTGACCAGTTTATTGGGGATTTATGAATTGGATCATGAACGTACCTCTCTTGAAAACGCCCTTGAAATTCCTGAATTGGTCAAAGTTGGTTTACCGGCTGAATTATTAATGTACAGGCCGGATATCCGAATCGCGGAAAGAGAATTATTGGCAGCCCAGGCAGATGTTAATGCAGCCAGAGCAGCATTTTTTCCAAATATTAATTTATTCGGTATGGCAGGCTTCAATGCCTTCGATTTTGGGAAACTGTTTTTCAGCCCTGCCTCAGCTATCTATCAATTTGGGGCAGGCCTGACAGCCCCAATTTTCAATAGAAATCAGATTAAAATGGGATTTGAAACAGCCAATGCTGCACAGCAAATAGCTTGGTATGAATATGAACAAACGGTATTGAAAAGCTATTTGGAGGTTTTGGATCTGGTAAACCAATTTGAAGCATATCAAATGCAGGTTCAGCTAAAAACAAATGAAGTAGAGGTACAAAAAAGGTCAGTGGATAATTCGAATACGATGTTTATGGTTGGCTATGCCAACTACCTTGAAGTTATCAATGCCCAAAGCAGGGCACTATTGGCAGAAATTGAACTGATAGAGTTAAAGATGGAAAAACTGCAAACCAATGTCAGGTTATACCAAGCTTTGGGGGGTGGATGGATCTGA
- the parS gene encoding type II RES/Xre toxin-antitoxin system antitoxin, whose protein sequence is MDNLLSDFESPYTTAPKLTQKLIIKSRDGISFGEFEYFMDRSPIHLEEWAGLLHLSDRTLQRYKKDNKSFESIHSERILDLFMLFKFGEDVFGDKSIFKSWLYDQNIPLGNVTPLSLLDTSFGIVMVKEELGRIQHGIFA, encoded by the coding sequence ATGGATAATCTATTGAGTGATTTTGAATCCCCTTATACCACAGCACCAAAATTAACCCAAAAGTTAATCATCAAAAGTAGGGATGGGATTTCATTTGGGGAGTTTGAGTACTTTATGGATAGGAGTCCTATCCACCTCGAAGAATGGGCAGGTTTACTCCATTTGTCAGACCGTACGCTTCAGCGATACAAAAAAGACAACAAATCCTTTGAATCCATTCATTCAGAAAGGATTCTAGATCTATTTATGCTTTTCAAATTTGGGGAGGATGTATTTGGTGACAAAAGTATTTTTAAATCTTGGCTTTACGACCAAAATATCCCTCTAGGTAATGTGACTCCATTATCTCTTTTGGACACCTCATTTGGGATTGTCATGGTCAAAGAAGAATTAGGGAGAATCCAACATGGCATCTTTGCATGA
- a CDS encoding RES family NAD+ phosphorylase encodes MNFFRLCSSRYAEDLSGKGAELYGGRWNSIGTPVVYTASSRALAMAEVAVHLHIQKIPKDMAMVELYIPEDSITSLPFQELNKDWEKFPYSIQSQNLGDKFFQENRFLGLKVPSAVATGDFNFLINPRHVEIQKIKVVNISPFRFDSRIFSK; translated from the coding sequence ATGAATTTTTTCAGACTGTGTAGCAGTAGATATGCTGAGGATCTCAGTGGAAAAGGGGCAGAACTTTATGGAGGAAGGTGGAATAGTATAGGAACCCCTGTGGTCTATACTGCTTCTTCCAGGGCTTTGGCCATGGCTGAAGTAGCAGTCCACCTACATATTCAAAAAATCCCAAAAGATATGGCTATGGTTGAATTATACATTCCAGAAGATTCAATTACTTCCTTACCATTTCAGGAATTAAATAAGGATTGGGAAAAGTTCCCCTATTCCATTCAGTCCCAGAACCTAGGAGACAAGTTTTTTCAAGAAAATAGATTTTTGGGACTAAAAGTACCATCTGCCGTTGCGACCGGGGATTTTAACTTTTTGATCAATCCAAGACATGTTGAAATACAAAAAATCAAAGTAGTCAATATTTCTCCTTTTAGATTTGATTCCAGGATTTTTTCTAAATAA
- a CDS encoding DUF4412 domain-containing protein, translating to MKTSIKLLTLLFFIVSTFDSHAQFAKQLQKAAERGVSRAIERKVEIEVEKLAMRQLNKMFKDVYGTEDMETIPGMDIGKIMESIQNDVEVDESYNFTGYSILEMTGLDEKGKPIEPVILKAYLSEDSNITGMEFSEKSKKTDEVYVMIFDFNRNISITLFENDGQKMRMAFGYDYAAMSQGVDFEGTNEGGDDQNVSFNKTGNSKNIMGYDCEEYLVETDDNITRFWVTKTPITGQASFWGQNNPFLTARMKDHNPDLFKNLPTGNMMEAYMESKKDKSIMEMKVTDLKENQPKSFLMAEYPGMSNFSN from the coding sequence ATGAAAACCTCAATAAAACTTTTAACACTGCTATTTTTCATTGTTTCGACATTTGATTCTCATGCACAATTTGCTAAACAACTTCAAAAAGCTGCCGAAAGAGGTGTAAGTCGGGCCATTGAAAGAAAAGTGGAAATTGAGGTCGAAAAACTTGCCATGAGACAACTTAATAAGATGTTTAAAGATGTTTATGGCACGGAAGATATGGAGACAATCCCAGGAATGGATATTGGGAAAATAATGGAATCTATCCAAAATGATGTTGAAGTAGACGAATCTTATAATTTCACAGGTTATTCAATTCTCGAAATGACGGGGTTGGATGAAAAGGGTAAACCAATCGAACCTGTAATTTTAAAAGCTTATTTATCAGAGGATTCGAACATAACGGGAATGGAATTCTCCGAAAAATCTAAAAAAACGGATGAAGTTTATGTCATGATTTTTGATTTTAACAGGAACATATCTATTACCTTATTTGAAAATGACGGTCAAAAAATGCGGATGGCTTTTGGTTATGATTATGCTGCCATGAGTCAGGGAGTGGATTTTGAAGGTACAAATGAAGGAGGGGATGATCAAAATGTATCTTTCAATAAAACTGGGAATTCAAAAAATATAATGGGCTATGATTGTGAAGAATACCTGGTCGAGACAGATGATAACATCACAAGGTTTTGGGTAACAAAAACTCCTATCACAGGTCAGGCTTCATTTTGGGGACAAAACAATCCATTTCTTACAGCAAGAATGAAAGATCATAATCCTGATCTTTTCAAAAACCTTCCTACCGGCAATATGATGGAAGCTTATATGGAAAGTAAAAAAGATAAAAGCATTATGGAAATGAAAGTCACTGATTTGAAAGAAAATCAACCTAAAAGCTTTCTGATGGCCGAATATCCAGGAATGTCTAATTTTTCAAATTGA
- a CDS encoding dihydrofolate reductase, with translation MKISIIVAKAKNNVIGKDNQLIWKLSSDLQLFKKLTVGHHIIMGRKTYESVGRPLPNRTSIVITKNPEFKIPEGHIVANSFEESIQICIGKNLEQVFIIGGAEIYRQALSICDELLVTEVDATPEGDVFFPEINPENWKEISREHFYRDEKNQYDFDFVIYKKTDTWIYQ, from the coding sequence TTGAAAATTTCAATCATCGTTGCCAAGGCAAAAAACAATGTTATCGGAAAAGACAATCAGCTTATATGGAAATTATCCTCCGATCTCCAATTGTTTAAAAAATTGACTGTGGGTCATCATATAATCATGGGCAGAAAAACTTACGAATCAGTAGGAAGACCACTCCCAAACAGAACATCAATAGTCATTACGAAAAATCCTGAATTTAAAATACCTGAAGGACATATTGTAGCAAATTCATTTGAGGAATCTATCCAGATCTGTATTGGAAAAAACCTAGAACAGGTTTTTATTATAGGAGGAGCAGAAATTTATAGGCAGGCTTTGAGCATTTGTGATGAGCTTTTAGTGACAGAAGTGGATGCCACACCCGAAGGTGATGTTTTTTTTCCTGAAATCAATCCTGAAAATTGGAAGGAAATTTCAAGAGAACATTTTTATAGAGATGAAAAAAACCAATATGACTTCGATTTTGTCATTTACAAAAAAACGGATACTTGGATTTATCAATAA
- the fmt gene encoding methionyl-tRNA formyltransferase, giving the protein MNKDLRIVFMGTPEFAVPSLEILVENGWSVVAVITAPDKPQGRGQKFIPSPIKETALKNGIPVLQPTNLKSPEFIDELKRYQADIQVVVAFRMLPEVVWNMPRLGTFNLHASLLPDYRGAAPINWAIINGETETGVTTFFLKHEIDTGSIIFQEKEPIYPEDNAGTLYQRLMTKGASLVLKTLEAVANQEIDPKPQEEQKITPHAPKIYKETCEIDWNKPAEEIHNHVRGLSPYPAAWTQFQGKMCKVFKTEVSNKIHANLNPGEFLSDGRTNLVFQTGKGSIKILELQLEGKKRMGIQEFLRGNKI; this is encoded by the coding sequence ATGAATAAAGATCTGAGAATTGTATTTATGGGGACTCCGGAATTTGCGGTGCCTTCTTTGGAAATTTTGGTTGAAAATGGATGGAGTGTGGTTGCAGTAATCACCGCTCCTGATAAGCCCCAAGGACGGGGACAAAAATTCATTCCTTCACCAATCAAAGAAACGGCCCTGAAAAACGGGATTCCTGTCCTACAGCCAACAAATCTGAAATCACCTGAATTTATTGATGAACTCAAAAGATACCAAGCAGATATTCAAGTCGTGGTGGCATTTAGAATGCTTCCGGAGGTAGTATGGAATATGCCTCGATTGGGCACATTCAACCTTCATGCTTCCCTCCTCCCCGATTACCGAGGTGCGGCACCAATCAATTGGGCAATAATCAATGGAGAAACAGAAACAGGTGTTACTACTTTTTTTCTTAAACACGAAATCGATACGGGAAGTATCATATTCCAGGAAAAAGAACCTATTTACCCTGAAGATAATGCCGGAACACTTTATCAAAGGTTGATGACTAAAGGAGCCTCTTTGGTTTTGAAAACATTAGAAGCCGTTGCGAATCAAGAAATAGATCCAAAACCACAAGAGGAGCAAAAAATCACTCCTCATGCTCCCAAAATATATAAAGAAACCTGTGAGATTGATTGGAATAAACCGGCTGAAGAAATACACAATCATGTAAGAGGGCTTTCTCCCTACCCTGCTGCCTGGACGCAATTTCAGGGAAAAATGTGCAAAGTATTCAAAACAGAAGTATCAAATAAGATTCATGCAAATTTAAACCCTGGGGAGTTTCTTTCAGATGGCAGAACAAATCTTGTTTTTCAAACTGGAAAGGGAAGTATTAAAATTCTTGAACTTCAATTGGAAGGAAAAAAAAGGATGGGAATCCAAGAATTTTTGAGGGGAAATAAAATATGA